The segment NNNNNNNNNNNNNNNNtatttatatatatcttttctTTTTGGAAATTTTCATAGATATCTTTCAGTTCTTGTATATATTCATCCACTTTATTTGcatctttattttcattcattgttaaaaacaatttttgtATAGCACTCGATGTTTTTATTGCCTTTTCCTCCTTTACTTTAAACTCCTCCAAAATTTTACTTGCATTTTCAATATTTCCCGATTTGTACCCACTCAGGACATCTTTATTAtaacttttatttaatgtaCTAATATCATTAGTTATAGAATCACaacaatttttaatatattgtaTACATGATGCAAcatctttttgttttttctctATTATAAGCACATCTTTTGATACTTCCACATTAACACTTGTAATAACCATCGATTGAAaagataatttataatttattcctAACTCTAGTAATTCATCAAATGACCTATATATTTCTAAAACATTGctatatttatcatttacTTCATTTATAATCTTATCAATGTTGCATTTTACCTCCTCTAATATTTCGCTAGAAGATTCATCTCTTTTTGATGCTTCAATACGATTTTCTAAATCATTTAAACTAAATTTACTATCGTCAAGTTCactttttattacatttataCTTAATTCTCTATCTATTTCACTTAATTTAGCCATATAAGAATTTGAAAGACCTTTTAAACTCTCATAATCCTTaccaattttaaaaattacgTCATAGTTTTCATCATCTAcccttatattttttattttttcatatttattaagtGAATCTTGTATCATGGGGAAAATTTCATCAATTTTCTTTATCGTTTCCTTAATTTTTTTNNNNNNNNNNNNNNNNNNNNNNNNNNNNNNNNNNNNNNNNNNNNNNNNNNNNNNNNNNNNNNNNNNNNNNNNNNNNNNNNNNNNNNNNNNNNNNNNNNNNNNNNNNNNNNNNNNNNNNNNNNNNNNNNNNNNNNNNNNNNNNNNNNNNNNNNNNNNNNNNNNNNNNNNNNNNNNNNNNNNNNNNNNNNNNNNNNNNNNNNNNNNNNNNNNNNNNNNNNNNNNNNNNNNNACTATCCTTACCTTTTGCATTATTTAACTCATTCAATGCACTACTTACACTATCTGAATTTTTTATACTCTCaacatttcttttaatatattctaTGTTCATTTTAATTCTTGAATACTCTTCTTCAGCTTTCTCATTCACTTTGTCCAACTCTTTCTTCATACAtagtattaattttaaagtctcattttttttaatatcattcACAATACTTAANNNNNNNNNNNNNNNNNNNNNNNNNNNNNNNNNNNNNNNNNNNNNNNNNNNNNNNNNNNNNNNNNNNNNNNNNNNNNNNNNNNNNNNNNNNNNNNNNNNNNNNNNNNNNNNNNNNNNNNNNNNNNNNNNNNNNNNNNNNNNNNNNNNNNNNNatttgattttattttagtaTCTTCAAATTTGTGtgcaatattattttcttctaacTTTAATTCCTCTAAAATAGTGACAGTATTgtcaatttttaattttattgattttattaaaagttcAAAGCTTTCCTTTTCTTTATCAGCTAATCTTTTTATCTCCTCCAAAATTCCTTCTTCATAAGATTTCTCATATATTTCCATTTCACTCTCCATACTATTAACggtattttctatttcttttattctaCTTGATTCCGTGCttaaaatttgtttattactttccattttttttaaaacttctAAAACGTTTTTCAAATTGTCTTCCTCAATTTTTAGTTTACTAGAGATATCTTCTTCATCtgtttcattttttgttGAAATGGATTCAAATGCACTTTCAGAATTATCTAAAATAGTTGATNNNNNNNNNNNNNNNNNNNNNNNNNNNNNNNNNNNNNNNNNNNNNNNNNNNNNNNNNNNNNNNNNNNNNNNNNNNNNNNNNNNNNNNNNNNNNNNNNNNNNNNNNNNNNNNNNNNNNNNNNNNNNNNNNNNNNNNNNNNNNNNNNNNNNNNNNNNNNNNNNNNNNNNNNATAATAGTCATCCTTAATCTCTATTAACATATCTGTTACgtcattcttttttatttcaacttttattttttctcctAACAATAAAGACTCGTCTAAAAGGTCACTCatcttttctttatatatacaagACAATTCGTAATTTTTTCTAGCTTCTATTGTAAATTTATCTGCTTCGTTGGAGTAAGTTCCAGATTCTTCCACATATCTATTTATTTCCTCTATTACGTCGtctgttatttttttttcttcattatagtcatgaatttttaaatattctattttatcttttccCCTTTCTATGCTATGATGATATAGTTTGCAATTTCCATTATATTGTTCAGCTATCGTCAAAAGTTCACTTACACTTACAATTTTAGTTGCAAAGAGATCATTAATTGATCTAATTTCTTCTATATGGGTATTAATAGAATTATCATCTAACTTTTCTATAAGGGAATCTCTTAATTCCTCTGCCTTTTGAAAATCAactaatatttctttttttattttttccgaTTCCgcaaatttttcttttacaatttcttcctcttctttagctttttgaaaattttttctcATATTATCCATAATACTACTTAGTTTGTGCAGCATTAACAATTTCTNNNNNNNNNNNNNNNNNNNNNNNNNNNNNNNNNNNNNNNNNNNNNNNNNNNNN is part of the Plasmodium relictum strain SGS1 genome assembly, contig: PRELSG_99_v1_15, whole genome shotgun sequence genome and harbors:
- a CDS encoding reticulocyte binding protein, putative, which produces IEQLEFSLKNINEKKIEYKKELLYYYVDQISDKKEKSEEEITIIDRFDKKINQLKEKTADASYEELEKFNCEAKEEEEIVKEKFAESEKIKKEILVDFQKAEELRDSLIEKLDDNSINTHIEEIRSINDLFATKIVSVSELLTIAEQYNGNCKLYHHSIERGKDKIEYLKIHDYNEEKKITDDVIEEINRYVEESGTYSNEADKFTIEARKNYELSCIYKEKMSDLLDESLLLGEKIKVEIKKNDVTDIAFESISTKNETDEEDISSKLKIEEDNLKNVLEVLKKMESNKQILSTESSRIKEIENTVNSMESEMEIYEKSYEEGILEEIKRLADKEKESFELLIKSIKLKIDNTVTILEELNIVNDIKKNETLKLILCMKKELDKVNEKAEEEYSRIKMNIEYIKRNVESIKNSDSVSSALNELNNAKDSLNKYEKIKNIRVDDENYDVIFKIGKDYESLKGLSNSYMAKLSEIDRELSINVIKSELDDSKFSLNDLENRIEASKRDESSSEILEEVKCNIDKIINEVNDKYSNVLEIYRSFDELLELGINYKLSFQSMVITSVNVEVSKDVLIIEKKQKDVASCIQYIKNCCDSITNDISTLNKSYNKDVLSGYKSGNIENASKILEEFKVKEEKAIKTSSAIQKLFLTMNENKDANKVDEYIQELKDIYENFQKEKIYINXXXXXXXXXXXXXXXXXXXXXXXXXXXXXXXXXXXXXXXXXXXXXXXXXXXXXXXXXXHNIEFSDLEYIKKVNEIYEEIEHKVINISELENDNNSESNKIIIYTEKISYLIERIKFLLRDAELYEYEIDYDLSEEMSKKILDEVNNYIRRIKEKRNKSKTILEDIEVNIGKNKDIFVENKNMLLSIYSIIKSINEIKESYQRKTIEQDQKNKIRNNIDKTIKKEDENILINNDIGKTSLRDDKNIEFNENSDYNGNKGSNEKNNSKGKDKFGSAKVKLAGGIFGGLLISSCVIITILYKSKSIRNDIDEDEILEEYEADNDLFNSCKHDEAIEVTFTDYE